The Polyodon spathula isolate WHYD16114869_AA chromosome 23, ASM1765450v1, whole genome shotgun sequence genome has a window encoding:
- the LOC121298183 gene encoding class E basic helix-loop-helix protein 40-like: MQEEMERITTAQPPPSCTGKLSSLENTDLQGMDFSHMYVYKPRIGNKRGEDSKETYKLPHRLIEKKRRDRINECIAQLKDLLPEHLKLTTLGHLEKAVVLELTLKHVKTLTSLIEQQQQKIIALQNGLHVGEQSVQSHEDSEEMFRSGFHMCAKEVLEYLSKQENSRELTPSNMMNHLHKVASEVLQDSPSVRTEEQILKALDLKDEPSTSSQPRSFEGRGKNCVPVIQRTYTQAGGELSGSDTDTDSGYGGEVEKNDSATNRQSYSKENELKCTMTGRVSCIKQESEDPPTKRMRTESSEDESVSGGELMGMHSRFLGFSPHQTPMCMPFYFIPPSAATYLPMLEKCWYPASVPVLYPSLPGSASPLTGVLNPDKHPSSLLMSPRVGSPVAAQTPMDSPALLRALKQALPLNLETKD, from the exons ATGCAAGAAGAAATGGAAAGGATTACAACAGCACAGCCGCCACCTTCCTGCACTGGGAAGCTTTCGTCGCTGGAGAACACAGACTTGCAAGG aATGGACTTTTCTCATATGTATGTTTACAAACCAAGAATAGGGAACAAACGGGGTGAAGACAGCAAG GAAACGTACAAATTGCCGCACAGACTAATAGAGAAGAAAAGACGCGATAGGATTAACGAGTGCATTGCCCAACTGAAGGATTTGTTGCCAGAACATCTGAAACTTACA acttTGGGTCATTTGGAAAAGGCAGTGGTTCTGGAACTGACTTTGAAACACGTAAAAACCCTAACAAGTCTTATCGAACAACAGCAGCAGAAAATCATTGCGCTGCAGAACGGCTTACACGTTG GGGAGCAGTCAGTTCAAAGCCATGAAGACAGTGAGGAGATGTTCCGTTCTGGGTTCCACATGTGTGCCAAAGAGGTGCTGGAGTACCTGTCAAAGCAGGAGAACAGCAGGGAGCTCACCCCTTCAAACATGATGAACCACCTCCACAAGGTGGCATCTGAGGTCCTGCAAGACTCTCCCAGTGTCCGAACAGAAGAGCAGATCCTCAAAGCACTCGACCTGAAAGACGAGCCCAGCACCTCATCGCAACCTCGCAGCTTCGAGGGGCGCGGCAAAAACTGTGTGCCGGTCATTCAGAGGACGTACACCCAGGCGGGTGGGGAGCTAAGTGGCAGTGACACGGACACAGACAGTGGGTATGGAGGAGAGGTGGAGAAAAATGACTCTGCAACCAACCGGCAGTCCTACAGCAAAGAAAATGAACTGAAATGCACGATGACAGGCAGGGTGAGCTGCATCAAACAGGAAAGTGAAGATCCACCCACAAAAAGGATGAGGACAGAATCGTCTGAAGATGAGTCTGTGTCAGGCGGGGAGCTGATGGGGATGCACAGCAGATTCTTGGGTTTCTCCCCACACCAGACTCCTATGTgcatgcctttttattttatcccACCATCTGCGGCAACCTATTTGCCAATGCTGGAGAAATGCTGGTACCCTGCTTCAGTGCCGGTTTTATACCCCAGTCTTCCAGGCTCGGCATCCCCTCTTACAGGGGTTCTGAATCCCGATAAGCACCCATCTTCTCTGCTAATGTCTCCCAGGGTAGGCTCGCCTGTAGCAGCCCAAACCCCTATGGACTCCCCAGCTTTGCTACGAGCTTTAAAGCAAGCCCTTCCTTTGAACCTGGAAACCAAAGACTGA